The nucleotide sequence ccttagaaaggtcgcataatgtgagcaaatttacctgatttttgtctatgttattataaatttcatcagtaatttgcagtaaagctgtttcagtagataacctatttctaaaaccatgttgtgttttagataataagtcattggcctccaggaaactcgtcagttgatttgctataattttttcaagaattttggataagatagggagtatagtaatagggcgataattattgacatcgtctatatcccccgatttgaaaattggtgttactataccatgtttccaaagcgacggaaagacaccagtaacaagagaggtgttaataatgaccgtcagataatgtacagttgcaggtagactatctctgataaagcgcaaagcaatgccgtctgctcctacagcatttgtttcgcgaagatgttttattaataagatgattgtttctatgttcactggttgtggtctgaaaaaattagttgtaagccttgcccgatctatgttttgttgtaacttagaagcaattgtttgctcataagttagttttccaatttttgaaaaaaagtcattaaaatggtcggttctttgtatgggccttatgcaatcattagtttttgtgaggcactagtgttttaacaattttccatgttttattagagttgtccttatattctgtgattttttttctgaaataatttctttttgcacgttgaattagagagatagagagataaataggtaggcagatagacataGTGTGTATACAGATTACGTGATTATGTCctcatgcatacgtatatgtgtatgcgaaTACTTGCACGTGTGTCTGTGAGCCACACTGGGAACGTTTTTCATCAAATAATCTTTAGAAAACCATTTGAACTTGAATACTATCAATTTCTAGGAAGTCTGGAGACGTCTGCCGGAACAAAGGTGCATTTGGGCGAGTcttgctttcatttcattatccATAATTGAgacgaaataaaaatgaatccGAGTAGAGTGGATGAAATCTAAACTGAACTGCAATAAGGCCATAGTTATTCAGTATTTGTTTACTGTTATTTCGCTTGCTAAATTATACACCTTCATCCCTGGCACAGGTCAGTTTTTAGGTCAATCAAAGATTTGTGGGAATCTacgtctttttttcatattatatattttcatagtaTTTCTTTAAAAGTGAATAATTGTTTGTATGATTAATCTTCTTTTGAACTCCCAAAAAGAAATATGCAGTTAACTTTTTTCTAGTTTAACGTTACATTTTTTGTTCTCTGTAAGTATAGAAATGCTAGTCTGGCATCAAGGGACCTTGTGTGTGTTCAGGTGTTTATCTCTGCAAGTAACACATGTTGATTTTTCTTGAAAATATAATCACTTTATTTAGTCCACGCATATTCActtaatataatctatttatctagaATGAAGAATGTATTCCAGCTTTAGTCATTTATTTGGCAAGAAATGTTTCGctgctaacaaaaaaaaaaaaaaaaaaaaaaaaaaaaatcacaaaatcagcGTATGATGTTTACTTGGCGGAAAGGCATTCTTTTGAATTTTTCATCACAGTCAATTTAGTTGGGTTGAAaacaaaattcttctttattctaaaCTCAATTTATTGTCAAGAAAAAAGTTTGGTCGGCAACAGAATAGGAACATTTCACCATTTCAGCGAGTGTTGTGCACTTGGCGGACACACAGTCTGCGTCACCATCTTCGTGAGCGTGTGAACGTTGGTTCTGTATCGAGGAACATATTCCGTGCTCGTCGTCACGCTCGTCTCCTCGATGCTCTCCACCACCTGCTGGGTCTCCAGCTGACTGACTGTCCAGGTGAGCGTCGAAAACTCGGTCTCCTGCAGGGTAAGCGTGATATCGGCCAGGCGCGTCTGGACCTCCGTCACGGTGTCAAACTGGGTCTCGAGCACGGCCACGGTTTCCACGAGGGTGTGGTAGTTGGTTGCCGTTCGTGTGGCCACGTCGAGGACGGTCTCGGTGAGTCTGTTGGTGACGGTCTCGATCTGCGTCACCGTCTGTGGCACCTGAGTCTCGACCAGCTGGACCTCTGTGACGGTGGCATTTGGCGGGGGACCAGTGACGGTGTGGATGTGGGTGACAGTGACGGGCAGTGTGGTTGTCTGGTAAACGGTCTTGAGATGAACGTGCGTAGCGACCAAGGGTTGCTCAAGGACCTCCAAGTACGTGGCTTGTATCACTTTGTCTTCATACTGCACCTCCTGCTTCAAGGGACACACTAACGGCCTGTTCTCGTAATAGAGTCCCACAGAAACCTGCACCAACACCAGCACGCACAGAGCAGAAATCTTGAACATGGTGCTTTGTGTGTTACTGTGATTTGGGAATTGTGTAGCGTGCTAGTCTGATGTGCAAAGTTAGTGCGTGTGGTTTTATACGCTCACGATGATGCAGAATGTTTTGGGGGAATGGGGTCACGTGATCCTCGCACCTCCACTAAGTCATGGGTCGATAACCAAGTCTCTGAAAATGCATTAGTAAAAAGATTTATTGATTCTATATGTTGCAGAATGTCTCATATACGTTGATTAACCAAATAAATGCAACTTAAGCTTAGTAAATGATCGAGGAAGGAATACCATAAATACGGAGCAGTATTAAGGAATTACATAAGAGCTCAAGCTTTTATTCTTTAAGAGAACATGAACGTTGAGCCTTCACAAGAATGCACCATTTAAAAAGTAGATGCATTAAAAGTATATGCATTAAATTTACATTATAAACAAACATTCGAAATGACATAATCCCCTGTTATGGATATCGAAGTCGTGATTTTTAagtaacatacataaaaaaatatcacacttttgtttatctatcaacacatatacatacataaatacacgcgagtctgtgtgtgcgtgtgtatgtgtattcgtatatgtacatatatatatatatacatatatatatatatatatatatatatatatatatataaaattatatatatatatatatatatatatatatatatatatatatatatatatatatatatatatatatatagagagagagagagagagagagagagagaggggagagagagagatagagagagagatagagagagatatctgtatgtacataaacacacacacacacacacacacctatggctgtgtgtgtatatatgtcaatatatatatatatatatatatatatatatatatatatatatatatatatatatatata is from Penaeus monodon isolate SGIC_2016 chromosome 12, NSTDA_Pmon_1, whole genome shotgun sequence and encodes:
- the LOC119579809 gene encoding uncharacterized protein LOC119579809 → MFKISALCVLVLVQVSVGLYYENRPLVCPLKQEVQYEDKVIQATYLEVLEQPLVATHVHLKTVYQTTTLPVTVTHIHTVTGPPPNATVTEVQLVETQVPQTVTQIETVTNRLTETVLDVATRTATNYHTLVETVAVLETQFDTVTEVQTRLADITLTLQETEFSTLTWTVSQLETQQVVESIEETSVTTSTEYVPRYRTNVHTLTKMVTQTVCPPSAQHSLKW